The Salvelinus fontinalis isolate EN_2023a chromosome 31, ASM2944872v1, whole genome shotgun sequence genome has a window encoding:
- the LOC129829773 gene encoding prefoldin subunit 4-like has protein sequence MAATVKKTVAVEDVNVTFEDQKKINTFARNTNRMTEFKDEIEAKKKSLQNLQDASDDLMMAEDDTLLVPYQIGDVFISHIQEETQEMLEAAKELLQQEIKDLEGKVSKIQYLLGDLKVQLYAKFGNNINLEADES, from the exons ATGGCGGCTACCGTGAAGAAGACAGTT GCAGTTGAAGATGTCAATGTCACATTTGAAGACCAGAAGAAGATTAATACATTTGCCAGAAACACAAATCGAATGACAGAATTTAAAGATGAAATAGAAGCAAAAAAG AAATCTCTACAGAATCTGCAGGATGCCAGTGATGACCTGATGATGGCTGAGGATGACACTCTGCTCGTCCCGTATCAGATTGGCGACGTCTTCATCAGTCACATTCAGGAAGAGACCCAAGAGATGTTGGAAGCTGCAAAG GAACTACTGCAGCAGGAGATTAAAGACCTAGAAGGGAAGGTGTCAAAGATACAATATTTGTTGGGTGATCTGAAGGTCCAGCTCTATGCCAAGTTTGGGAACAACATCAACCTGGAAGCAGATGAAAGCTGA